CATGCACACCCTCACAGTACATGCATTCATAGGACACTAGGTATGTTTGGGCTTCTGAATCATGTCAGCCTTTTAGTCTTGTTCATGTATACATGTTTCTCAAACATCATATTAAACAAACTTCAAATAACATGAGTACACTCCTGTATTAGATGTACATAAAGAAAGTGGAATCTTGGTGAATTATATTTGATCTTACTTGTCAGGTAGCTGAGTAAATGTATTTTTGCTCAGGTTCACGGAGGTCACTTCAGCCTTTGCAGCAGCCTCCCATACATCCAACGGTACCTCGTTCACCTTCTTGTTGCTGCAAACACAATTAcaaaaacatcttcaaaattTCTGTAACACATCAACAATGATTGTGTATAAGAAGGGAAGCATGACCTCATATAACTCAGGTGTTTTCTTGATGCAATCCCTTACTGCTGTCAGTTCACTGATATTTCGTTGTTCTTACAAGATGTAACTGATGCAATCGTATTAGCCATAAAGAGTCAGTTCAATTTAATATACAAATACTCAGTCAATCTCTCTTTAATCAAAGCCAGGTCCTTCCTAATTTGTCCAACAGGAAGTATCCATATTGGTGCGATCAATTAGCTGGTTCAGCATGTCAGATTTTAGATTTTAATTAAATCCTTTCACTTAAATACTCCCTTAGTTGTCAGGTCAACAGTATTGAAGAAACATTGGTGAAACTTTTAGATATTATGACAATCCATATCAGTTCCTTCTATATACGTTTACAgcccaaaataaaacaaacctgTAATCAAGATTCTTAAACTGGTGGAGATCATGCACCTTGACGCCATCATCCCCTGCCCCCATCACTCCAGCACCCCCTGTAGACAGACCAGAACTGCCATTCTGCTTCACCGGCTCCACTTCCTCAATACGACTACTCAAGTATTTCTTCAACTGCATTGTGCCCCTCTGTTGTAAGACAACTTTATCATGTCAATCATCTTGTGCTTATCTGTCCATCACTCAGTATTGGATATTAAAAAGTTAGCTACAGTCGGTGTATATCTATTCTATAACCAGTGTAATTAATGTACCGTAGTGTTTTCCTAACAGGACAAACTGTACTAGCCACCTTACCATAATGCACATGAATCATGAATGCCATCATTATTCAGACCTTCCttcaaatatgttttgtcaGGTACAATTTTGATGGCTTAAGACCCTCATATCCCTTCACCAGTCCCATTATATTGAAGTACTCCTGTTTCAAGACAAATGCCTTGGGAATGGATCCTATTGCATTTGGCCACTGGCCACATGACATGGACTTTGTGTAAATTTCGATACAAATTTGGGCTGGTGACCTATTACAACACACTGTGCAACATTCTGTGGCAAGACTATTGAAACAGAGCAGCTGACAGATATGGAAATCACAGCCCAGGAAGAAGTAAACTACTCTATGTGGAAATTGATGGTCAAACAAACAGCCCTAACACACTGCATCATGCTTTATTTCCAGATACCCGTGAAGGTTGGACTActgaatgtacatttcaaactACTGTAACACCCTAAAAGGTTATCTTGACAAGTGTGTTTCTTTGTTGCTGCTGCATTCGGCAATATTTAAGCTTTTTGATAGCAGTCCAAATACAATCATgtatggatcagacaaaccagtgacttaTACTGTCACCACAATTTACCCAGTCATTGTACATGGACGGTATCACCCAAATATGTGAGTCTGGCcagctcattgacttggttgccTCATGACCAGGAGAAAGACATGGGGCCCTATTTTCACCAAGATTCCACAAGGGCTTCTGGACACACGTACACATGGTTCGTCATGAAGTTAAAGAAATCTCACCATGATGATGTCTCGCCGGATTCCCTTCATTGGGTTGCCATCCAGAACAATTGACTTCAGCGAGTTTATCGTACCCAGGCCATATGGCAGACTATGTGAGACAAACAGATACAAAGGTTCACTCTGATATACTGACAAAGACTAATTCAGACTGAGGAAAGTGAGTTAGCATTTAAAACTGCCATCAATGATACATCAATTATTTTAATGGCCACTTAGGAAAATCCCACAGTTACACAGACTGTgtttgaaacacatgaaacattttggtgAAGCCCATGTGAATATACGCTCAGGTATGGTGCTGACAGAGAAAGGGTCGCAATAAGGGCAAACCtcagattcaaactcaaaatcaGCAGATCAAGAGATGGTCATCCAACAGAGAAATCAGAGCATTCAAACAATAAGTCTAAGGTTGCTCAGCTTTGTCTTTGACTATCTCGGTGGTCTAAGTGAGAAATCATCTGCAGAGAAAGGAGGTATGTCGTTCAATACCTCTCTGTATCATATAtaacggtggtctgtaaataatcgagtttggaccagacaatccggtgatcaatagcatgtgGTGGGtagtaaggctcgctgacttggttgacacgttactGGTTCCCAATtgaacagatcgatgctcatgattttgatcactggactgtctggtctagactcgattatttacagacatatagctggaatattgctaagtgcagtgtaaacctcaactcactcactcacactcactacCTAAGTGCAATCACCTTACACATGACAAACACACTTAAACTATCCCAGCTCTTTCCTAGGTCAGCTCCCCTATCCTCTCCACGCACAAACCCACTAACAGTATGTTTCATTGACACACCTGCCACAGAATACAAATGTAATAGATGCAGACAACACAAGATAAGCACCGTACCCACTCAAGTCATTATTTGTCAGGTCAAGCCTCTGCAAGCCCTGGAGTAGTGTGATCTCATCAGGAAGCACTGCAATCTTGTTGTCTCGGAGGTCAAGAATGGTGACGGCTGTCAGATGCTGTAGATGTTCAGCTGTCAAACCCTTGATGTCATTGTTCCCCAAATGTAATTCctgaaaacagatttagaaGTGAGAAACTGACAATACAGAAATACCAATCCCATTTTGAGGCAGTtatacagtgaaagctgtctaaactggtgCTTGttaggactgaagaaataaattGGTCTAGACTATGTGCAGGATTGTTGAGCTGACACGTTTACCTACAACTAGAACTGAACCGATTTTGTCACCCTCATACTGTTCTCTCAGTTACTACACAATTGGCTAATTTGAAATCTCTCATAttgagtctttgaagggcattttagaagtgaaatacataagaatgaagatttttatggatatcaactgacctgatgaaggagtaagcattaactccgaaacgttgtgttctcatataaagaagttgatatccataaaaatcttcattctctcATATTGACTTATTTAACATCCCTCATGAGTGACAATTTTCACTAATGACATACAAGTACACCCATACTGAACTAAGATTAATTTACTTCTGTTTGCAACTTTAGTTTTTGTACTTTAGTTTCAATGCAAGATTAAATGCTGACAATACACATCAAGATGATTCCTCGCCATGCACCGATTTAGACTGACTAATGTATGAGCACACATTCGTGTAGCTGATTTCATGCCAACATCTGAAACTGACTGATGCCAGGTTGCAGAGCTGTTAAAATAATGATGTACTTGCCACAACCATGCTGATatttgacaacttgctggattggacagccACCAGTTTTAACAGCTTCCACTCTATAGATCTAGTTAGCAGTTAAATAAAATAGAAGACATGATTCAATTTATTCTTTTGAACTGGGATTTGAACTCATGATCATAGCATTCAGACACaccaaagggagacaaccgaACAGCAAACTGCTGTGCCTGAGAAGACACAGGATATGTGCTGACCTTGAGGTCGACACAGTTCTCCAGCACAGGGAGGTAAGGAAGTTTGTTGTGACGAAGATACAGCTGTTCAAGGTGACGCAGGTTCCCGAACTCATCTGGGAGGCGAACCAACTGATTGTGTGTagcttcaaaatatttcaaccCTGAAAAATATCTCTTTTCTTCAGTATAGATTTAATATGATACAAATGACAGTCTTGCACATGAAGGGTGTCTGAATGGCAACTGTTAATTATGGCATATGAACACTGGTGTGGAAAGAAGCTCTTGCCTGCTAACTTGTAAAAGGTATCCTAAGAGCTAGAACTGCAAAAATTTGAGGAGAGGTATTTTTATGTGTCATCACTAATCGGCCTTGGAGATACTCTTAGTAAATTTCCATGAATCTAATTGTTTTATTACTACTGTATTCTCAAAAACATGTCTCCAAATCTTTAAAGTTAATCAGAGGAAACTTACCATCCATACAGCCGATATGTGGAGGGAGGTTTGTAAGTTTGTTGTGCGACACATTCAGACGAAGAAGATGACTAAGATGACCAATTGAATGTGGCAGTgttgtcagctgattgttggaCACGTCCTGCAAATCATACAGGGACTTTCTATATTCAAACGTGAGAAGCCTGAGAAAATAATGTGTATCTCTTTCACTTGGAACTCATCTGTTTCACATGGAAGTTTATGAGGGTGGGTAGGGCAGCAATGTGAATAAAGTGTCCACTCAGCATgctaaagagtgagtgagtgagtgagtgagtttagttttacactgcacacagcattattccagcgatatggcgacagtctgtaaataatcgagtctatacctgacaatccagtgttcaacagcatgagcatcgacctgcgcaaatGTGATCTGATAacacgtatcaaccaagtcagcgagtctgaacagccgatccagttagttgcttcttatgacaaacatagtcgccttttagtgGGGCTatggttgctaaaggcctattctaccatggaacttcacgggtctcaagCTATAGAACCAGGTTTAATTCACCATGTGGACCCAGGGTGAGAAAAACATTTACCATTCATCATTAGTGGTGCAACACTATACTCACACagccaaccactcactcaccatttatCTGGAGACAAGAATGAAGTAGTGAGTAGATTAATGATCCTCAATTCGAACACTTACCAAATCCTCTAGTTTGTTCAGATATTTGATTTCATCACAAAGCTCTGTGACTTCGTTGTGCTCTATATGGAGGCTGACCAGACTCTtcaactgacacacacacaacgGCAGATTCTTCAGCTTGTTACGACTGTAATACAGAGATGAAAATCTCTACAGTTTCTAGGAGTAGAACACTGGCATACTGACATCCATTTTTGAAGTCCCCAAAATGTTTCAAGATTTGGTCATGATAAAGAAGGTCTAATCAAATGCTGACAAAATCCTTAAAATTGTTCAAGAGCAAAGGTGTAACAAATGAATGAggctttgtttattgtttatcaaTTCTCACGGAAtgattcaagctatatgacacaCATAATTAGCCAGGTCAAACCTACACATTGAAAGTGAAGGGGAAGCTGAAATGGAATTaataatatgtttatatttattgcatttattttgATACTTGCAAGCATGTGTGTGGCTCTTCATACTTGTTTAGACTTACGCTGGTCTTTCAGTAATAGTCTACTTTAACTCCAGCGTTTGAAATATTTGCCTACCCAACCATCCGGGATGGGAAATTTTCAACCTAGACTGCCAGATTCGCAAATTATTCTGCCTGACAGTTGGattaaaatttagacatgtatatgaagatattttgagGGCAGGTAAGTTGTGGTCAGGGCTGTAAACCAGCCCTGCGGTCCAGCTGAAATGTttgggagtttcataccctgtTTATACCATGCAGTAGTTTAACTCAGATACCCCATACCAACACATTATACTGAGTTGG
Above is a genomic segment from Haliotis asinina isolate JCU_RB_2024 chromosome 7, JCU_Hal_asi_v2, whole genome shotgun sequence containing:
- the LOC137291362 gene encoding leucine-rich repeat-containing protein 40-like → MATRGRGKRVPFDPKAGFRKQQANESHDGVHAQILKQARQSGQLNLSGRGLETVPDKVWRLNLDVPEEAKNVSLDNSEDRWWEQVDLTKLLLVSNLLTELSEDIINFPALTVLDVHDNRLESLPQALGQLECLTKLDISRNKLKNLPLCVCQLKSLVSLHIEHNEVTELCDEIKYLNKLEDLDVSNNQLTTLPHSIGHLSHLLRLNVSHNKLTNLPPHIGCMDGLKYFEATHNQLVRLPDEFGNLRHLEQLYLRHNKLPYLPVLENCVDLKELHLGNNDIKGLTAEHLQHLTAVTILDLRDNKIAVLPDEITLLQGLQRLDLTNNDLSGLPYGLGTINSLKSIVLDGNPMKGIRRDIIMRGTMQLKKYLSSRIEEVEPVKQNGSSGLSTGGAGVMGAGDDGVKVHDLHQFKNLDYSNKKVNEVPLDVWEAAAKAEVTSVNLSKNTFTQLPDKLMLLCSSLKELNIGFNKLTVLHSDISLFLQLTTLDLRCNALSDLPGEMTSLQNLREITLSNNRFTLIPPVLYELPKLEILFVSDNKVETIDAAGLMKLTTLATLDLQNNNCSHFPPELGNCVSIKSLQLGGNPCRNPRPAILAKGTPAVMEYLRSRIVT